TATTAATACATCTTCACCAAATACAATtggtttcattatcattttgtatgTTTAAATCAGTGATGACTTTTGTTTAGCTATTCGTAACGGGAACACAAATTATACCAGCAagcaaaaattgtttcatatcatatcaaaaaaaaaacatgaacgGTTTGCGGTATAAATAGGGTGATGATCAGATACCATTAAAActaattcaatggaaaaagttttctatccacagaaaaacaaacgaattaATTTGCTTTGAATTCCCATTTCTTTACGTCAATGcattttattatgaaatgaaaaatgcaataaatttttgtttttcatttttttttttaccaacgAATCATATTAATAAATTAAGAGTTTTTCCCCTTAGGAACAAAATCGGAAAtctgtaatcatcattaactcAAATTGACAAATTATCAACAGATGAAAACATAACAATGCAATCATCAAGTGAGAGATTGGTTGATAATCAAGTTGTTATTGGTAACCattaccaatttttttttaaagtctAATCCTACAAagtacgatgatgatgatgatagtcatcatcattattagtaaataaaaataaaattgtgttgtaggtgttttttttttaatcaacaacaataacaacaacaacatcatcaccatcaatcattgaattttcgaaaaacaaaccaaaaaaaaaaaaaaaaatgatgtccagtgaacaaaatgaatttgaaaatgtagAATTATATGATCAATTCTATGAAAGTCGACCAGCATATTGGGATGTAaataatacaacaacattatcatcatcatcattatcgattgatgatcattattcaattgaagaattattaaacaacaacaacaaaagcaatgaagaatcattgaaaaattatgtaattgtttcattattagaaaattgtcatttaCATTTGCCCAAACAATATGATGAAGTTGTTTATCTTGGTTCCGGTGAACAAAGTGTTCTTTGTGCTGCACGTGATCGTTTAACTAGAAAAATGGTTgctataaaaaaatttgatcaaccATTTAAACGACCCGATTGTGCTGAACGTATGATTCGTGAATTTCGTATCCTACAATTTGTTAATCATCCAAAtgtaatgaatttattgGATGCATTTCCAGGTAATGCACAATCGTTGGATCAATTTGAAGATGTATATCTAGTCACTGAACTAATGGATCATGATTTAACAATAatttgtaatgataataaaaatcatctttGTCATCGTGAAATTGCTGACATTGTTTATCAAATTCTATCGGGTGTTCAATATCTTCATCGTATTGGCGTTGTTCACGGGGATCTATCACCAGCCAATATTGTTGTTCGTCGTCATCGCAATGATGGTCATTTAGagttgaaaattattgattttagcCAAACACGTTCAcgacaatcaatgatgatgaatgatgatcagcgacaattattgttttcaacaaGATCATATCGTGCACCTGAAGTAATATTGAATATggataattattttgattatccaATCGATATATGGTCCATTGGTTGTATAATGGCCGAACTGATTAATAAAGATGTTTTATTCAGAGGCATTAGTAATCTACATCAATGGAAACATATTGAATCTTTGCTGGGTAATCCAAAAGAAACATTCATACGAAGAATACGTTCTAGTGtaagaaaaattcttaatggtaatcgacaacaacaacgacgatcaTCGGTAATTTATCGaagaaatttgaatcaaattttcaataaagaatttgattcaaacgccaacaacaaagacgaagaacataataatgaaaaagcaATGGATTTATTACGACGAATTCTGGTTGTTGATCCACGCGAACGTATAACCGTAGATGAAGCGTTGAaacatgaatatttttcgatTCGAAATTCCATattacaacaaaatgatgaagaacaagaaaaaatggaaaacatttgtaaacaatcaataatcgaaTATCGTGAACAATCGAATAATAGTATCGATACCCTGccagaaaatgaacaacataatcaatggaaaaaattgctaTTCGATAAAATTCGTGTGTTTCAACATaaaaatcgacaacaaattCGTCgaacattgaattcaatttgaaaaaaatgaatatatattgatttcattcaaagtGAAAATTGGAGATGAAACTTACGCGTGATGATTGGTTCAAAATGTCAgctgggaaaaaaattaaaggtcatttttttcattgataatattatcaagcaaaacacaaaaaagaACATATTGATGCAATAAaccaatcgatgatgacgaatgtgattttgattgattcaaattttggAACCACCTGTGTTgatttatgaatgatgattgattgatgtcgACGTGTGAAGAAAATGTTGTGTCGCAcacttgaaatttttgatgagGATGATCAAAGGTTGTTTCAACAGCGAACCAATTAATGTAGTTATATGtctagttgatgatgaaatgaaataaataaattggtcataataatcaaatttattcatgaacatgaaaaaacaacaaaaataaatgttcacaaacgtaaaaaaaaatttcgaatgatTAGAATCAAATGTCACGTTCATAAATGACGAAACAAAATTACATTCGAATCTTTTGTTTACTTTATTTTGATATCGTTTTGGccacgatttttttccaagatgatgatgatcaaatttcactgattgttgtttttattgttatctCACATAATCTTTATTTAATCTATTGTCAATTGAGatgtatgatgatcacaAAACGTGATCATTGATCgtgatttttattgttattgttgcgACGATAAAATCTACAGAATCTAAGAACTACaaggccatcatcatcatctatctatctagaAAGGTAAACATGTTGTGATTAAATCAATgtcaaacatttcattttattttattcataatcTAGAGATATGGAAACATgtcgaatgaataaatataaagaaaacaatacgaaatgatcatcatctcaaatggaacaaaattgataatcatatcGAATGAAAGTGAATCTAATAGTAGATTATCATAACTGTGattcgttcatcattatcatcattgttcatcatcataatcactgTCACTTTGAGTGTTTATCAAAATCACAATGAGAatcatttttctgtttttctgttgtcAAAACAAATCCGATATGGATCTACATGATCATCTTTGTTTTTATGTGAATCTTTCTTCCCCTACATTTCATGATTGGATTTCAAGCTAAgcatttctttcattttctttaaatGTCAAGTAAATTTGTGAaatgtatttttgtttctgtcaTTACGTAAATATAATGTTCTAATCGTctttatataaatgatgatgaatatgtaAATGTCAAATGATATCGAAATAAACGAGAAAATTTGTCGAAAGTTATCATCACAGCATTACACTCgaccaataaaaaaatattgatttgccttgatgatgatcaaatttgaatcgataaaTATTTGACAGATTAATATTCACCAATAATCATCGATCCAATTCGAGTATCTGTGTGTTTGGTTTCGTCGCTAATGATGGAATATCGCAGTGATTCtcaacctttttttttgttgcggCACACATTTTACGATTTCAAAATTTGGCGGCACACAAAGAAAAAGCACTGCGTAAAAtagattatgataatgattttaaatgtgctaaataaaataatatataatatgtaCTACAAAAATAACAGTATGTAgtgtatttgttgttaattCGTTTAttccagttcagaatcgagaaaatgacaaatccaacctaacacgatcagttcagaattcaaaattcaaaataaaaaaataacaagtcaaacttaacacgaccagttcagaattcaaaatcaaaaaaatggcaaatccaaactaacacgactagttcagaatcgagaaaataacaagtcaaacttaacacgaccagttcagaattcaaaatcaaaaaaatgacaaatccaaactaacacgactagttcagaatcgagaaaataacaaatcaaacttaacacgaccagttcagaattcaaaatcaaaaaaatggcaaatccaaactaacacgactagttcagaatcgagaaaataacaagtcaaacttaacacgaccagttcagaattcaaaatacagaatcgagaaaataacaaatccaacctaaaacgatcagttcagaatcgagaaaataacaaatccaacctaacacgatcagttcagaatcgagaaaataacaaatccaacctaacacgatcagttcagaatcgagaaaataacaaatccaacctaagacgaccagttcagaattcaaaattcaaaataaaaaaaaataacaagtcaaacttaacacgaccagttcagaattcaaaatcaaaaaaatggcaaatccaaactaacacgacgagttcagaatcgagaaaataacaaatccaacctaacacgagcAGTTCAGATGGTTAGTTATTGGAATTAGTTACCAGAATTGGTTGGTTTCTATACCGTTTTTTAgattcattaaaaattattttcaatgatgaattgtgtTTTCCAAGATTCAGAGTTAAATAATGTTTGTTACATTTAATTAATTCGATATGTATCGGATGTTCTGCCATTGAAGATGAACTGGTCGTTttagtttggacttgttattttctcgattctgaactggtcgtgttaggttggatttgccattttctcgattctgaactggacgtgttaggttggatttgttattttctggattttgaattttgaattctgaactgatcgtgttaggttggatttgttattttctcgattctgaactctgaactgatcgtgttagtttggatttgtcattttctcgattctgaactctgaactgatcgtgttagtttggatttgtcattttctcgattctgaactggccGTGTTAAGTTGGATTTGCCTTTTTCTCgattgtgaattttgaattcagaactgatcgtgttagtttggatttgttattttctggattttgaattttgaattctgaactgatcgtgttaggttggatttgttattttctcgattctgaactctgaactgatcgtgttagtttggatttgtcattttctcgattctgaactggtcgtgttaagTTGGATTTGCCTTTTTCTCgattgtgaattttgaattcagaactgatcgtgttagtttggatttgttattttctcgattctgaactggtcgtgttaggttggatttgttattttcttgattttgtaCTGATCGTGTTAGATCGGATTTGCCTTTTTCTCgattgtgaattttgaattctgaactgatcgtgttagtttggatttgttattttctcgattttgaattctgaactggtcgtgttagtttggacttgcCATTTCTAGAATCTAGCACTTTTTGTAAaacattgattaataaaaaattgtttaaagAAGAATTgcttttatttgtttgtttaattatACTTATTTTTCCTATGTTGGTTCCACTACAAACAATTCGCACAACTATTAATAGATATTTGACTAATCGAAGTACATGTTTTTGATTCAGGATTACcataatattcaaatgtatcaaaacaaaaaatattttcattttattaaatcTAAAATTTGGCGGCACAATCTTAGAATTTGGCGGCACACAAAAGTGCCGCGGCACAGTGGTTGAGAATGACTGGAATATCGTGTATAGAATCGATTCattatgtttgaaaaattcaaagttgAAGTCTTCAaactgtttttattttcatatataaatatcaaatgaatgatatacAAAGACTCACACAGATCacctaatcatcatcagatataTTCCAGTGAGAAATTACTACCAagaattaaatcatcatgatctttACTATTTATCGTACCAAATATATACGTATAAGTGATgtaatcaatgattgttttgaatgtCTAAAATTCTACGTATTTCGGCTAGAATATTCattaaatgaatatgaacaaCGCCAGATTCCATGGACATATAAAACATTCAAACGAACAATATGGATTACATTGAATTCATGGATTAATATCTTGTTCATCAGTTATGTTGTTCTAGATCAAAATCCAATACTATCGAAATCATTAGTAACAATTGAACAATTACTTCATTTTGAACGTTCAGATTTATTGTtacaatttcaaatatttacgTTTATTATACTTGAAGCACTTTGGCATAAAAAGTTTCGAATGATTCTCacttataattataatgcgCATTTTATAGTGAGAAAATATGGTAATCactttaatgatgatcatgaaattgaacaaagTAATCGACGTCATTTAACCCATTTTGTACGTATTGGTAATTTGGTATCGAAAATAATGAGTTTTAATATTCTGATGGCAATGTTTGTATCtggtgtgtttgttgtttataaatttttttcattctataaTGCTGGCAACATTggattcattgaaatgatcatttaCATTACACTATTGATTAATCTATTAATACGTTCAACATATCTAATTGGCCTGGTTTTTGATGCAATCAGATATCTATTATATGTGATGGAATTGTTTAAAATACAAAttaaacaaatgatttttcgTTTACAATCAaccattcaatgttttcaatattcattattgCCATTTTACAAACAAAGATTTACATTTTGGCCACAATTTATAAAAGAATATGACAATATTAATGCACAAATGTTCATGTTGAATCAAGCATCAagtatggttttttttgttgttgaagccATTTCAAAAATAGCAATCATATTCTGTACATTGTTTTATAGTAAACAGAGCGCCATGAATATATACAATACGATTATTGTATTATTTCTACTGGCtgcattcatttattcgaaTGGCATTTATTTATGTACAGCAAAAATACCcgattataatgaaattggCTGCAaagaattgatgaattggcTAACAAGATTTCAAATGcagcaacaacgacgacaagcAAATCGTGGTCGAAATTATTGGCAAGGAAATCGGTCTAGATTATTCGCCATACGTGATACGGTTCgatcaaatttatttgtaCAACAAATGTCTCAAAATCGTTTTGGTTTCTCATGTggtcaattgtttttcataacaaaatctaaatttATCGAAGTATTTTTGCTCAGTTTTGTATTGAGTTCtttattttataaaaaaatttgtttataattTCGTAATATCTATCCACActatggatgaatgaatttttgattcaaaaaaaaaaaatgaaatttcatcaaattcacatTACATTCCACATTAGTAGATTTCTAAATAAAATATAGAACACCTTCATACACAAATCAAGTAAAGTTTGTGAccatgaaattttcatttttttttttttttttttttttgaagaaaaaaaatgatgcatcagttttcgttgttgttgttgttggggATATTGaggttgttttcgttttaaaTCCGTCGTTATCGccacaccatcatcacattaaatcgaatcacatcacatcatgattgaaaacaattttttttttattattacataatGGACAATGGTCATggaattcaattgttttttttcactcataaaacacacacacacagtgggtggtggtagtaggattcacacacacacacacaaacgtaCGCGTAACCTTTTCAATCATTGGTGATGGTTGTGGTTGCTTTTAGAAGAAGCAACAGTatgtggtgatgatttttttttctctattcaaGATTTATTTaccatttcaatcaattaattgaaGGTTAAGGGTtgcaaataatgatgatttgtgggcaaagaaagaaaggaaaaaaaggaaaaaaaatccaattgattgatccatAATACTCAATGAATGACT
This is a stretch of genomic DNA from Dermatophagoides farinae isolate YC_2012a chromosome 6, ASM2471394v1, whole genome shotgun sequence. It encodes these proteins:
- the LOC124494297 gene encoding stress-activated protein kinase JNK-1, with the translated sequence MMSSEQNEFENVELYDQFYESRPAYWDVNNTTTLSSSSLSIDDHYSIEELLNNNNKSNEESLKNYVIVSLLENCHLHLPKQYDEVVYLGSGEQSVLCAARDRLTRKMVAIKKFDQPFKRPDCAERMIREFRILQFVNHPNVMNLLDAFPGNAQSLDQFEDVYLVTELMDHDLTIICNDNKNHLCHREIADIVYQILSGVQYLHRIGVVHGDLSPANIVVRRHRNDGHLELKIIDFSQTRSRQSMMMNDDQRQLLFSTRSYRAPEVILNMDNYFDYPIDIWSIGCIMAELINKDVLFRGISNLHQWKHIESLLGNPKETFIRRIRSSVRKILNGNRQQQRRSSVIYRRNLNQIFNKEFDSNANNKDEEHNNEKAMDLLRRILVVDPRERITVDEALKHEYFSIRNSILQQNDEEQEKMENICKQSIIEYREQSNNSIDTLPENEQHNQWKKLLFDKIRVFQHKNRQQIRRTLNSI